The nucleotide sequence GACCGCGCCGCGCAGGACGAACTGGCGCTCGCCAGTCAGACCAAGGCCGCCGCCGCGCAGGACGCCGGCAAGTTCAAGGACGAGATCGTTCCCGTCACCATTCCGCAGAAGAAGGGCGACCCGGTCGTCTTCGACAAGGACGAGTTCATCAACCGCAAGACCAGCGCCGAAGGCCTGGCCGGCCTGCGCCCCGCCTTCGACAAGGCCGGCGGCGTGACCGCGGGCAATGCCTCGGGCCTGAACGACGGCGCCGCCGCCGTGCTCGTCATGACCGCCAAGAAGGCGGCCGCCCTCGGCCTCAAGCCGCTGGGCCGCATCGCCAGCTACGCCACCGCCGGCCTCGACCCCGCGATCATGGGCATGGGCCCGGTGCCGGCGTCGACCAAGGCGCTGCAGCGCGCCGGCTGGAAGGCCGCCGACCTCGACCTGCTCGAGATCAACGAAGCCTTCGCCGCGCAGGCCTGCGCCGTGAACAAGGAAATGGGCTGGGACATCAACAAGGTCAACGTCAACGGCGGCGCCATCGCCATCGGCCATCCGATCGGCGCGTCGGGCTGCCGCATCCTGGTGACGCTGCTGCACGAGATGCAGCGCCAGAACGCCAAGAAGGGCATCGCCTCGCTGTGCATCGGCGGCGGCATGGGCGTCGCGCTCACCATCGAGCGCTGACCCCTCGGCGCGCCGTCGTCGTCGCTCAGAGCGACATCGACGGCCGCTGCGCCATCGCCGCGCGCCAGCGCACCAGCTCGGGGTGCTGTTCCCCGGGCTTCACGCGCACGATGCGCGCGAAATCCACCGCCACCACGGCGGTGATGTCGGCCAGGCTGAAGCGGTCGGTCGCGATGAACTCGCGGCCGGCCAGCCGGTCGTTCAAGGTCTCGAAGAAATGCTGCACCCGCGCCAGCCCGCGCTGCGCGAGCTCGGGGATCTGCGCATAGTTCACCGGGCCCGGCAGCGCGCGGTCGGCCATGGCCGGCGAGCCGTTGCGCAGGGTCTCGGCGATCGCCAGCAGCCCTTCAAATTCCACGCGCCAGTGCCAGCTCGCGACCTCCGCCTTCTCAGCCGGCGTACGGCCCATCAGCGGCGGCTCGGGATGGCGCGCCTCGGCCCAGGCCGCGATGGCGGCGTTGTCGGTCAGCAGGCCGTCTTCGGCGGTGCGCAGCGCGGGCACCGTGCACTGCGGATTGATGGCGCGATAGGCCTCGCCCAATTGCTCACCACGAACCAGGTCGACCTGCACCGTCTCGTGGGCAATGCCCTTCTCGGCCAGCAGGATGCGCGCGCGGCGCGGACTCGGCGCGGTGGCGCAGTCATAGAGAATGTTCATCGTCTGTCCAACTCCTGGAACTCATTGCATGAATGGCACGACCGCCTATACGCCGCCCACTGTCTGGTCCTGGAACAAGGAAAGCGGCGGCCGCTTCGCGAACATCAATCGCCCGATCGCGGGTGCCACCCATGAGAAGGACCTGCCGGTGGGACGGCATCCGCTGCAACTCTATTCGCTGGCGACGCCCAACGGCGTGAAAGTGACGGTGATGCTCGAGGAACTGCTGGCGCTGGGCCACGCGGGCGCCGAGTACGACGCCTGGCTGATCCGCATCAGCGAGGGCGACCAGTTCGGCAGCGGCTTCGTGGCCGTCAATCCCAACTCCAAGATTCCCGCGCTGCTGGACCGCGGCGGCGCCACGCCGATCCGCGTCTTCGAGTCGGGCGCGATCCTGCAGTACCTGGCCGAGAAGTTCGGCAATGCCTTCCTGCCGACCGAGCGCGCGGCGCGCGCCGAATGCCTGTCGTGGCTGTTCTGGCAGATGGGCAGCGCGCCCTACCTGGGCGGCGGCTTCGGCCACTTCTATGCTTACGCGCCGACCAAGATCGAGTACGCGATCGACCGCTTCGCGATGGAGGTCAAGCGCCAGCTCGACGTGCTCGACCGCCGGCTGGCCGAGAGCCGCTACCTGGCGGGCGACGACTACACCATTGCCGACATCGCGGTCTGGCCCTGGTACGGCGCGCTCGCCAAGGGGCAGCTCTACGAATCGGGCGAGTTCCTGCAGGTGAGCGAATACCAGAACGTGCTGCGCTGGAACGACGAGATCGCGCAGCGCCCCGCGGCGCAGCGCGGCCGCATGGTCAACCGCGCCTGGGGCCAGCCCGAGAGCCAGCTGCACGAGCGCCACGACGCGGCCGACTTCCAGACCCGCACGCAGGACAAGCTCGACGCCAACGCGGGCTGAGCCTGTTCATCTTGTACACCGCCCGTTTTTTGAGCAAAGTGTGGATTCCCTTTATAAAACAACGACTTAAATTCGTTTTACAAGGCTCCACATGAGTTGTCCCCAAAGTTGTGCACAGAAAGTGGGGATGAAGCGGCGGAACTCAGAAGTCGCGCGCAAGTAGGCGCAGTCCCACGGAAAAGCGCCCTCAGGCGCCGGCCGCATCGGCCGCGTAGTGGCGGCACAGCGTGTCCACCAGCGCCTGCGCATACACCGGCAGCGCCGCGCGTTCCCTCACCAGCAGATAGCGCTCGCGCACGCACCAGGCGTCGCTGAGCTCGATCAGCGCGAGCTTCATGCCCTCCTGGTTGCGGCGCGCGGCCGACTCGGGCACGACGCCGATCCCCACGCCGCTGCCGATCATCCGGCACATGGCGTCGAAGCTGCCGAGCTGGATCCGCAGCTTCTGGCGCTTGCCGATGCGGTCCGTGACCTGTCCCAGGAACGCCTGCAGCGTGCTGCCCTGCTGCATGCCGATGGCGTCCTCGTCGAGCGTCTCGGCGAAGGCGATGGTGCGCAGCCGAGCGAAGCGGTGCTGGCGCGAGGTCACGAGCACCAGCCGGTCGGTGCTGAAGTGGATCGATTCCAGGCCCAGGGTGTCGACGCTGCCCGCCACGATGCCGATGTCGGCGCGCCCGTCGCGCACACCGCGCGGTATCTGAGCGTTCGGTTTTTCCTGAAGGTCGACGTTGATGCGCGGATTGGCGGCGAGGAAGGCCGGCAGGATCTCGGGCAGGAAGTCGGTCACGGCCGTGGTGTTGGCGAACACGCGCAGGTGGCCGCGCAGGCCGCCGCCGTATTCGAGCAGGTCGGAGCGCAACTGGTCGGTCTGGTTCAGCAGCAGCCGCGCGTGATGCAGGAAGGCCTCGCCCGGCGGCAGCAGGCGCACGCCGCGGGCCTCGCGCTGCAGGAGCTGCAGGCCGGCCTGGTTCTCGAGCGCCTTGATGCGCGCACTCGCCGCGGCCAGCGACAGGTGCTGCCGGTCGGCCGCGCGCGTGAGGCTGCCGAGCTCGGCCGTGGCCACGAACAGGCGCAGGTCGGTGAGGTCGAAGAGCATGGCCCGATGGTAGCCGTCGACCGCGAGGCTTCGGTCAGACCGAAGGCTGGGTTCCGAAATCGGAGATTGCGCCAGGGCGCGGGCCCGGCGCACCATGCGCCATGGCCGGGGAGCACCGCGGCCTTCACGACACACCGGAGACAGGCATGGCTTCTCGCGCAACGGCGCTTTCTTCTTCTCTTTTCTCGTGGTTCGCCGCGGCATTGATCGCCGTGCTGTCGACCGGCGCCTCGGCGCAGCCAGCGGCCAGCACCTATCCCACGCGTCCCGTCACCCTGATCGTGCCGCAGGCCGCGGGCGGCACCAACGACATCGTCGGCCGACTCGTGGGCCAGAAGCTCGGCGAGCTGCTCGGCGTCGGCGTGGTGGTCGACAACCGCCCCGGCGCGGGCGGCAACATCGGCACGCAGCTCGCGGCCAAGGCGCCGAAGGACGGCCAGACCCTGCTGATGACCATCAGCAGCAGCCAGGCGATCAACCCGGCGCTCTACCGCAACCCGGGCTTCGATCCCGAGAAGGACTTCAGGCCCGTGGGCCTGATCGGCGCCGTGCCCAATGTGCTGCTGGTCAACCCCGGTTTTCCCGCCAAGACCCTGCCCGAACTTCTGGCGCTCGCGCGGCAGAAGGGCGCGCACTACCAGTACGCCTCGGCCGGCAACGGCACGCTCAACCACCTGCTCGGCGAGATGCTCAACAGCATGGGCGGCATCTCGCTCGAGCACGTGCCCTACAAGGGCGTGGCGCCGGCCATCAACGACGTGCTCGGCGGCCAATTGCCGATCGTGTTCGCGAGCCTGCCTTCGGCGCTGCCGCACATCAAGGCCGGCAAGCTGCGCGCGCTGGCCGTCAGCGGCGCGAAGCGTTCGCCGGCGCTGCCCGACGTGCCCGCCATCGCCGAGGCGGTGCCGGGCTACGACGGCACGCTGTGGATCGGCCTGTTCGCGCCCGCCGGCGTGCCGAGCGAGGTGCTCACGAAGCTGCAGGACACCATGCACAAGGCGCTGGCCGCGAAGGACCTGCGCGAGAAGCTCGAGCAGCAGGGCGTGGAGGTCGCGCCGCCGACCTCGCCCGAACAGTTCGCGGCGCTGCTGCACGACGACCTCGGCAAGTGGGCGCGCATCGTCAAGCAATCGGGCGCCTCGGTCGATTGACCCGGATTCAGGAGAACGGATGACCCCACACGACACCCCCGCCATCGACGCCGCCGCGCTCGCCGGCCTGCAGGCCTGGCAGGGCCGCAGCGAAAGCCTGCACGACCAGATCGTCGCGAGTCCGGTGCGCGCGCTCTCGGCCACGCTCGACCGCGACGATCCCGCGCCGGCTGCCGGCACGCCGCTGCCCGCGCTGTGGCACTGGCTCTATTTCCTGCCGCACCACCGGCAGTCCGAGATCGGCCCCGACGGCCATGCCAAGCGCGGCGGCTTCCTGCCGCCGGTGCCGCTGCCGCGCCGCATGTGGGCCGGCGGCCGGCTGCGCTGGGAGGCCGGCAATCCGCTGACCGTGGGCGATACGGTGGAGCGGCGCTCGACCATCGTCTCGGTCGAGCACAAGACCGGCCGCAGCGGCGAGCTGGTGTTCGTGCTGGTGCGCCACGAGGTGCACAACGCGCGCGGCCTCGCGCTGACCGAGGAACACGACATCGTCTACCGCGCCGCGCCGCAACCCGGCGAGGCCGCGCCGCCGCCCAAGGCCGCACCGAGGGACGCCGCCTTCAGCCGCGACATCGTGCCCGACGACGTGCTGCTGTTCCGCTACTCGGCGCTGACCTTCAACGGCCACCGCATCCACTACGACCGGCGCTACGTCACCGAGGTCGAGGGCTATCCGGGCCTGATCGTGCACGGCCCGCTGATCGCGACCCTGCTGGTCGACCTGCTGCGCCGGCACACGGGCGACGCGCCGCTCGCGCGCTTCGAGTTCCGCGCCGTGCGGCCCACCTTCGACATCGCGCCGTTCCGCGTGCATGGCAAGCCGGGCGCCGACGGCGGGAGCTTCGCGCTCTGGGGCGAGGACGCCGAGGGCTGGCTCACGATGCAGGCCACCGCGGTGCTGGCCTGAGCTTCTTCTTTTCTCGGGAAATCAAGCAATGACAAGACCCCTCGACGGGATCACGGTGGTGTCGCTCGAACATGCGATCGCGGCGCCTTTCTGCACCCGCCAGCTCGCCGACCTCGGCGCGCGCGTCATCAAGGTGGAGCGCCCGGGCGTGGGCGATTTCGCGCGCGCCTACGACCAGCGCGTGGCCGGCGAGGCCTCGCACTTCGTCTGGGTCAATCGCTCCAAGGAAAGCATCTCGCTCGACCTCAAGCAGCCCGCCGCGCTCGAGGTGCTGCAGGAGCTGGTGGCCGGCGCCGACGTGCTGGTGCAGAACCTCGCGCCCGGTGCCGCGGCACGCATGGGGCTGGGCGCGCAGGCGCTGCAGGCCAAGGACCCGCGGCTGGTTGTCTGCGACATCTCGGGCTATGGCGAGGACGGCCCGTACCGCGACAAGAAGGCCTACGACCTGCTGATCCAGAGCGAGGCCGGCTTCCTCTCGGTCACCGGCACGCCCGAGGACCCCTGCAAGTCGGGCAATTCCATCGCCGACATCGCCGCGGGCATGTATGCCTACACCGGCATCCTGGCCGCGCTGCTCCAGCGCGGCAAGACCGGCAAGGGCTCGCACATCGACGTCTCGATGCTCGAGTCGCTGGCCGAGTGGATGGGCTTCCCGATGTACTACGCCTACCAGGGCGCGACGCCGCCGCCGCGCAGCGCCGCCTCGCACGCCACCATCTATCCCTATGGCCCGTTCCCTGCGGGCGACGGCGGCACGGTGATGCTGGGGCTGCAGAACGAGCGCGAGTGGAAGCTGTTCTGCGACAAGGTGCTGCTGCAGCCCGCGCTCGCCATCGACGCGCGCTTCGACAGCAATGCGCGGCGCAACGAACACCGTGAGGAACTGCGCGCCATCATCGTCGGCCTGTTCGGCGCTTTGAGCACCGCCCAGGTGCTCGAGCGCCTCGACGCCGCCCAGATCGCCAACGCGCGCATGAACGACATGGCCGGGCTCTGGGCGCATCCGCAGCTGCAGGCGCGCGAGCGCTGGCGCCAGGTCGACTCGCCGGCCGGGCCCATTCCTGCGCTGCTGCCGGCCGGGCGCCAGAGCGCCTTCGACTACCGCATGGACGCCATCCCCGCCGTGGGCGAGCACACCGATGCGATCCTGCGCGCGCTGGGCCGCAGTGAGGAGCAGATCGCGGCGCTGCGCGAGGCCGGGGCCGTATGAGCGCCCAGGCCCTGGGGCTCGCGCGCACCTTCCTGTTCGTGCCGGCCGACCGGCCCGAGCGCCATGCGCGCGCGCTGGCCAGCGGCGCCGGCGCGGTCATCGTCGACCTCGAGGACGCGGTCGCGCCCGATCGCAAGGCCGCCGCGCGCGAGGGCCTGCCCGAAGTCTTCGCCGCATTGCCCGCGGCCGGCCGCGCGCGCCTGCTGTTGCGCATCAACGCGCCGGGCACGCCCTGGCATGCCGACGACCTCGCGCTGGTCGCGCGGCTCGCGGCGGCGCGCGCCATCGCGGGCGTGGTGCTGCCCAAGGCCGAAGGCGCCGATCAACTGGCGCGGCTGGCCGAGGCCACCGGCCCCGAGGCCGTACTGGTGCCGCTGATCGAATCGGCCGCGGGCCTCGCGGCCATCGATGCGATCGCCGCCGCGCCCCAGGTGCTGCGGCTGGCCTTCGGGCACCTCGATTTCCAGGCCGACCTCGGTATGGCCTGCGACGCGCAGGAGGCCGAGCTGGTGCCGGTGCGGCTCGCGCTGGTGCTGGCCTCGCGCCGCGCCAACCTGGCCGCGCCCATCGACGGCATCGCGACCGACTGGCGCGACCCCGAGCGGCTCGCGGCCGAGGCGGCGCGCGCGCGGCGCGGCGGCTTCGGCGCCAAGCTCTGCATCCATCCCGCGCAGGTGGCTCCGGTGCATGCGGCGCTCGGGCCCGGCGCCGAGGAACTGGCGTGGGCGCGGCGCGTGGTCGAGGCCGTGGCGCAGGCCGGCGGCGGGGTCGTGAACCTCGACGGCCGCATGGTCGACGCACCGGTGGTCAGGCTCGCGCAGCGCCTGCTCGCGCTCGATGCGCAGGCGCCGCCGCGCTGAGCCTGCCCGGGACATTCATCCGTTCATCAACCCAAGGCAAGAAGAAGGAGACAAAAGACATGAATGCATCGAACCCCGCGCGTCAGCGCCGCCCCCTGCGCCTCGCCGCGGCCGCCGCCCTGGCCATCGGCCTCGTGGCCGCACCCTGGAGCGCCTCGGCGCAGGGCGCCTGGCCCGACAAGCCGATCGTGATGGTGGTGCCGTACTCGGCCGGCGGCCCCACCGACGTGGTGGCCCGCATGCTCGCCGTGCCCATGGGCAAGTCGCTGGGCCAGACGGTGGTGGTCGAGAACACGGTGGGCGCGGGCGGCACCATCGCGCCGACCCGCGTGGCCAAGGCCGCGCCCAACGGCAACACCATCCTGATCCACCACATGGGCATGGCGACCGCGCCCGCGCTCTACAAGAAGCTCAACTACGACCCGCTCAAGGACTTCGCGTACATCGGCCAGGTGATGGACGTGCCGATGACCCTGCTGTCGCGCAAGGACTTCCCGGCCAACAACTTCCAGGAGCTGCTGACCTACGTGAAGGCCAACCGCGACAAGGTCTCGCTCGCCAATGCCGGCATCGGCGCGGTCTCGCAGCTGTGCGGCATGCTGTTCGCGCACCAGATCGGCGTGCAGCTCACGACCGTGCCCTACAAGGGCGCCGGCCCCGCGCTCAACGACCTGATGGGCGGTCAGGTCGACCTGCTGTGCGACCAGACCACGCAGACCGCGCCGGTGATCAAGGACGGCACGCGCGTGAAGGTGTTCGGCGTGACCACGCCCAAGCGGCTGTCGAGCATGCCCAACCTGCCCACGCTCGACGAGCAGGGCCTGAAGGGCTTCGACGTGAAGGTCTGGCACGGCATCTACGCACCCAAGGGCACGCCGCCGGCGGTGCTCGAGAAGCTCAACGTCGCGCTGCGCGCCGCCCTGCAGGACGACATGGTGAAGCAGCGGCTGGCCGAGCTGAGCTCGGAGATCGTGCCGCTCGACAAGCAGACGCCCGAGGGCCTGCGCACCCATCTGGCGGCCGAGATCGACAAGTGGGGCAAGGTGATCAAGGCGGCCGGCGTGCAGGCCGACTGAGGCCCCCGACCGTCAGCCCGCGCGCAGCACCTGCTCGAACAGCGCGAGCAGGTGGCGCGCGAACAGGTCCATGTTCGCGGGCCGGTCGTTGCCTCCGGTTTCGACGGTGCGGCTCTCGGACACCGCGTCCGGCCCGCCGACCACCGCGAGGCAGACCCGCCCGGGCGCATCGCCATAGGGGCTGCCCGAGGGACCGGCCGCGCCGGTCTCGGCGATGCCCCAGCCCGAATGATGGCTGTCGCGCACGCGCTGGGCGATCAGCAAGGCATAGGGCTCGGTCTCGCCGCGCAGCCCGGCCATGTCCTCGGCCGTGAGCCCGAGCAGCGCGCGGCCCGCGCGTCGCGAATAGACCACCGCGCCGCCGCGGAAGTAGGCCGAGGCACCGGGGATCGCGAGCAGCGCGGCCGACACCAGGCCACCGGCCGAGGACTCGACCACCGCCACGGTCTGGCCGCGCTCGCGCAGCAGCGCGCCGACGCGCGCCGCGATCTCGCCCAGCGGCTCAGGGTTTGCCGCCTCGGGACTTACGCTGACACCTGCAGTCATACTTTGGAACTCCTTCGAAACGAAGCGAACGCAAGAGCGTATGCGCCCCGCGTGGAGAATGATGGAACAGCGCTGCGCGAATACATCGTGACACCCGATAAACACCCCAGGTCAGTGTTTTTCCCGAGACGGAGGGTGGTCCGAAACTCGCTAGAGTGAAGGCGGCCGTTCAAAGGCTTTCGACAAGTACACACAAGGAATTTCTCATGAGCAAGAAAGTTGCATATGTCACTGGAGGCATGGGTGGCATCGGAACAGCCATCTGCCAGCGTCTTCACAAGGACGGCTTCCGCGTCGTCGCCGGTTGCGGCCCCACCCGCGATTATTCGAAGTGGCTGGCCGAACAGAAAGCCCTGGGCTTCGAGTTTCACGCCTCGGTCGGCAACGTCGGCGACTGGCAGTCCACGGTCGAGGCCTTCTCGGCCGCGAAGGCAGCCCACGGCGCCATCGACGTGCTGGTCAACAACGCCGGCATCACGCGCGACCGCATGTTCCTGAAGATGACGCCCGAGGACTGGAGCGCGGTCATCGAGACCAACCTCAACAGCATGTTCAACGTTACCAAGCAGGTGGTGGGCGACATGGTCGAAAAGGGCTGGGGCCGCATCATCAACATCAGCTCGGTCAACGGCGCCAAGGGCCAGGCGGGCCAGACCAACTATTCGGCGGCCAAGGCCGGCATGCACGGCTTCACGATGGCGCTGGCGCAGGAGCTCGCGGGCAAGGGCGTGACGGTCAACACCGTAAGCCCCGGCTACATCGGCACCGACATGGTGAAGGCCATCCGCCAGGAAGTGCTCGACAAGATCGTCGCCACGATCCCGGTCAAGCGCCTGGGCGAGCCGAGCGAGATCGCTTCCATCATCGCGTGGCTGGCCACCGACGAGGGCGGCTACTCGACCGGCGCCGACTTCTCGGTCAACGGCGGCCTGCACATGCACTGAGCGAGACCAGCGCTCGAAAAGAAACCCGCTTCGGCGGGTTTTTTCATGCCCGTCCGATCCACTGCTCTCCATCGACCCGCGGCGCTTCCCGTGCACAGGGCACCGGGTACTCCCCGCAGCGAAATCAAGGAGGAGGCCGAAGGCCGGGGGACATTCGCGGAGGGGAGTACCCGGTGTCCTGTGCACGCGCCCCGAACAAGCGAACCCCGATCGGACAATCCCCGGCAAATGCAACCGCCTTGCATACGTGTAATGAACGACACCCCCACGTTCCTGCAAAATCGGCCGATGCCCCACAGCGTCTCACTCATCAACACCATCGCCGCCGGCCTCGGCCTGGCCCTGGTGCTCGGCTTCTTCGCCGCGCGCCTTCGCCTGCCGGCCCTGGTCGGCTACCTGCTGGCCGGCGTCATCATCGGTCCTTTCACGCCCGGCTTCGTGGCCGATGCCGGCATTGCCGCGCAGCTGGCCGAGATCGGCGTGATGCTGCTGATGTTCGGCGTGGGGCTGCATTTCTCGCTCGACGACCTGCTGGCCGTGCGCAAGATCGCGCTGCCCGGCGCGCTGCTGCAGATCACCGTGGCCACGCTGCTCGGCGGTGCGCTCGCGCTCTGGTGGGGCTGGAACCTCGGCGCCGCGCTGGTGTTCGGCCTGGCGCTCTCGGTCGCCAGCACGGTCGTGCTGCTGCGCGCGCTCGAGAGCCTGGGCATTCTCGATTCCTTCACCGGCCGCATCGCCGTCGGCTGGCTGGTGGTGGAAGACCTCGCCATGGTGCTGGTGCTCGTGCTGCTGCCCCCGCTCGCCGAAACCCTCGGCGGCCGCGCCGCCGGCACCGATGCCTCGCCGCTGTGGCAGACCCTGGGCCTCACGCTGCTGCAGGTCGGCGGCTTCGTCGCCCTCATGCTGATCGTCGGACGCCGCGTCTTCCCCTGGATCCTCTGGCAGGTCGCGCGCACCGGCTCGCGCGAGCTGTTCACCCTGTGCGTGGTGGCCGCCGCCGTCAGCATCGCCTTCGCCTCGGCGGCCCTGTTCGGCGTGTCGTTCGCGCTCGGCGCCTTCTTCGCCGGCATGGTCATGCGCGAGTCGCAGTTCAGCCACCGCGCCGCCCAGGAATCGCTGCCGCTGCGCGACGCCTTCGCCGTGCTGTTCTTCGTCTCGGTCGGCATGCTGTTCGATCCCTCCGTGCTGCTCGAGCGCCCGCTGCAGGTGCTGGCCGTCGTGCTGGTGATCGTGCTGGGCAAGTCGCTCGCCGCCTGCGGCCTGGTGCTGGTGCTGCGCTATCCGCTGGCCACCGCGCTCACCGTCAGCGCCAGCCTGGCGCAGATCGGCGAGTTCTCGTTCATCCTCGTGGGCCTGGGCGTCTCGCTGGGCCTCATGCCCGCCGAGGGCCAGAGCCTGATCCTGGCCGGCGCCCTGATCTCCATCGCCACCAACCCGCTGTGGTTCAGCCTGATCGCGCCGCTGCAGAAATGGCTGCATGCCCATTCCTCGTTCGCGCGCCGCCTCGAGGCACGCGACGATCCGCTGGCCGAGCTTCCGATGAGCACCGAGGCGCGCTACCTCTCGCGCCAGGTCGTGCTGGTCGGCTACGGCCGGGTCGGGCGCCGCATCGCCGCCGAGCTCAAGGCGCACGACATCCCCTACGTGGTGGCCGAGCAGAACCGCGAGCTGGTCGAGAAGCTGCGCGAGGAGGGCGGAGCCGCCGTCTATGGCGACGCGGCCGATCCGGCCGTGCTGATCCAGGCCCACATCGCGCGCGCGCGCGTGCTGGTGGTGGCCACGCCGGCCGCGCTCAACGTGCGGCAGATGATCGAGACCGCGCGCACCCTCAACCCGACCATCGAGACCGTGATCCGCAGCCACAACGAAGAGGAGGCGGAACTGCTCACGCGCGAAGTCTCGGCCACCGTCTTCCTCGGCGAGCACGAACTGGCCCAGGCCATGGCGCGCGACGTGGTACGCCGCGCCGTGGCGCCGCCCGCGCCCAACGGCGCCCATGGCACGCCGAGCGTGCCGGCCGCACCGGCCTGAACGCTCTGGTTCTAGAGGTCCTCGATCACCAGCGTGCGATAGCGCTGCGCGATCGAGTAGGGCACCGTGCGCACCACCTCCATCATGCGTTCGGCGTCTTCCTGCTCCTCGGTGCGCACCAGCAGCGCCGTGTGGCCTTCGCGCGCCAGCTTGGTGTAGGCGCGCACCGTCGCGCCCTCGGTGCCCGCGGAGGGCAGGGGGTTGTCGGCCTCGGCCACCGTCGGCGTGATCTCCGCCAGCACCGTCGCGGGCGGCAGCAGGAAGATGTCGTCCGCGCTCACGCCCTTCTCGACGAGCCCGCGGCCGACGCGCTCCGCGTCCTCGGCGTTCCCGAACATCACCATCGAATGGCCGGTGGGATAGAAGGCGCCGCCGATGGTCGCTCGCATCTTGGAATCCAGGGTGAATCGCTTCATGGGGCCTCCTGTCGTCTGGGCATGCGGCGTGCCGCGGGTGTTTGATCCATGGGCAAAACTTAGGTCGCGCACCAACGCCCGCCTGTAGGAGAAGCCCGGAAGCTGGGAACGGTGGGCGCCACCGGCTGGCGCAGGAAGCTCACAGGGTTTTCGCCGGCGGTGAACGTGATCGAGTGCACGCGCGTTGTGACAGGGCGTGTCTACGATCCGGGCGGCCCGCCCCCATCGCCAACGCCTACCTTCCAGAGCTTCGCGTGAACACCATCCCCGCCACCCTGTCGCCGTCGCCCCGCAACCTCGCGCTGACCGTTCACGAACTGGAGCCCGGCGAGTTCTATTGGGTGCTGATGGAGGCGGTCGACGATGCCGCGGGCGAGGGCGCGGTGCATTCCTACCTGCCGCTCGAGGCGGCCATCGAGCCGCATACCAGCTATTCCAATGCGCTGGTGGCCGGCGTCAGCGTGCTGCGCCGCCTGTTCGGCGCCGAAGGCCCCGGCCGCGCGCGGGACACCCGTACGCCCGACGAGCCCGCGCGCACCCGCTCCCTATAATTCCCGCCGTTCGGTGCGGCCTTTCTTCCGAGGAAGGAAGGACGCACCGGCACCACGGTTCGAAGGTGCCCCGCCCGCCATGCATGCCAGGGCCACGGGGTTAAACGGGAAGCAGGTGCGACGCGTCGATGCAAGGATCGACGCCTCCATTCCTGCGCTGCCCCCGCAACGGTCAGCGGATCTGGACGTCCTCACGCCATGCCCCCAGGGCATCGGCAGCCACTGCGCCCGCAAGGCGTGGGAAGGCGAGGGCTTCCGCAACGGCGCTGCAGTTTCGACTGCGCGCCTTTGCGCTCCGCGAGCCCGGATACCGGCCTTCGTCACCGCCTCGGACGCTGCGGGAGTGCGTGTCCGGGCCGCCGGCCGGCGAAGCGCTTGCTTTGCCCGCCGCCGGCCCCGGCCATCGATCGACTTCCCGCCGCGTCCACATTCGGTCAGAGAACCTGCGGGGACGCGGGTCGGAGGAGAAGTCAAATGGATCACGCATCGCCGTCGGGCGATCGCACGGGCGCGGCCGGCCGCCGCCCGCATCACCGCCACCGGGGCCGTCCGGC is from Variovorax paradoxus and encodes:
- the yghU gene encoding glutathione-dependent disulfide-bond oxidoreductase — encoded protein: MNGTTAYTPPTVWSWNKESGGRFANINRPIAGATHEKDLPVGRHPLQLYSLATPNGVKVTVMLEELLALGHAGAEYDAWLIRISEGDQFGSGFVAVNPNSKIPALLDRGGATPIRVFESGAILQYLAEKFGNAFLPTERAARAECLSWLFWQMGSAPYLGGGFGHFYAYAPTKIEYAIDRFAMEVKRQLDVLDRRLAESRYLAGDDYTIADIAVWPWYGALAKGQLYESGEFLQVSEYQNVLRWNDEIAQRPAAQRGRMVNRAWGQPESQLHERHDAADFQTRTQDKLDANAG
- a CDS encoding LysR family transcriptional regulator; translation: MLFDLTDLRLFVATAELGSLTRAADRQHLSLAAASARIKALENQAGLQLLQREARGVRLLPPGEAFLHHARLLLNQTDQLRSDLLEYGGGLRGHLRVFANTTAVTDFLPEILPAFLAANPRINVDLQEKPNAQIPRGVRDGRADIGIVAGSVDTLGLESIHFSTDRLVLVTSRQHRFARLRTIAFAETLDEDAIGMQQGSTLQAFLGQVTDRIGKRQKLRIQLGSFDAMCRMIGSGVGIGVVPESAARRNQEGMKLALIELSDAWCVRERYLLVRERAALPVYAQALVDTLCRHYAADAAGA
- a CDS encoding tripartite tricarboxylate transporter substrate binding protein — translated: MASRATALSSSLFSWFAAALIAVLSTGASAQPAASTYPTRPVTLIVPQAAGGTNDIVGRLVGQKLGELLGVGVVVDNRPGAGGNIGTQLAAKAPKDGQTLLMTISSSQAINPALYRNPGFDPEKDFRPVGLIGAVPNVLLVNPGFPAKTLPELLALARQKGAHYQYASAGNGTLNHLLGEMLNSMGGISLEHVPYKGVAPAINDVLGGQLPIVFASLPSALPHIKAGKLRALAVSGAKRSPALPDVPAIAEAVPGYDGTLWIGLFAPAGVPSEVLTKLQDTMHKALAAKDLREKLEQQGVEVAPPTSPEQFAALLHDDLGKWARIVKQSGASVD
- a CDS encoding glutathione S-transferase N-terminal domain-containing protein; its protein translation is MNILYDCATAPSPRRARILLAEKGIAHETVQVDLVRGEQLGEAYRAINPQCTVPALRTAEDGLLTDNAAIAAWAEARHPEPPLMGRTPAEKAEVASWHWRVEFEGLLAIAETLRNGSPAMADRALPGPVNYAQIPELAQRGLARVQHFFETLNDRLAGREFIATDRFSLADITAVVAVDFARIVRVKPGEQHPELVRWRAAMAQRPSMSL
- a CDS encoding MaoC family dehydratase N-terminal domain-containing protein, with the protein product MTPHDTPAIDAAALAGLQAWQGRSESLHDQIVASPVRALSATLDRDDPAPAAGTPLPALWHWLYFLPHHRQSEIGPDGHAKRGGFLPPVPLPRRMWAGGRLRWEAGNPLTVGDTVERRSTIVSVEHKTGRSGELVFVLVRHEVHNARGLALTEEHDIVYRAAPQPGEAAPPPKAAPRDAAFSRDIVPDDVLLFRYSALTFNGHRIHYDRRYVTEVEGYPGLIVHGPLIATLLVDLLRRHTGDAPLARFEFRAVRPTFDIAPFRVHGKPGADGGSFALWGEDAEGWLTMQATAVLA
- a CDS encoding acetyl-CoA C-acetyltransferase, which encodes MEDIVIVSAARTAVGKFGGSLAGIAATELGAIVIKEVIARANLTPEQVGEAIMGQVLAAGAGQNPARQAWLKSGGAKETPALTINAVCGSGLKAVMLAAQAVATGDSDIVVAGGQESMSLAPHVLPNSRNGQRMGDWKLVDTMIVDGLWDVYNQYHMGITAENVAKKYGIDRAAQDELALASQTKAAAAQDAGKFKDEIVPVTIPQKKGDPVVFDKDEFINRKTSAEGLAGLRPAFDKAGGVTAGNASGLNDGAAAVLVMTAKKAAALGLKPLGRIASYATAGLDPAIMGMGPVPASTKALQRAGWKAADLDLLEINEAFAAQACAVNKEMGWDINKVNVNGGAIAIGHPIGASGCRILVTLLHEMQRQNAKKGIASLCIGGGMGVALTIER